The Streptomyces armeniacus genomic interval GCGTGTCGACGACGTCGGGCGGCAGCCCGCCGCAGGCGGCCAGCTTCGCGCGCCGCCCGGCGTCCGGGTCGGCGGCGAACAGGCGGGCCCGGTCCGGGTGTCCGCGCCCCGTGTCGAGCAGGGCGAGCGCCGCCTGCGGGCGCGTCGCGGGGTCGAGGTCGGCGGTGGTCAGCCGGCCGGCGCGGGCGAGGCGTACGGCGGTGTCGTCACCGGCCGCCGCGAGGGCGACGGCCTGCGCGTGGCCGAGGTCGGCGCGGTCGGCCAGCTCGGCGGCGACGGCGCGGGCGTCCGCGGCGGCGGCATCGGCAGCGGCGTCGGTTGCGCCGGTTGCGTCGGCGGCAGGCCCACCGGCCCGCGCCACCGCGAACGCGATCAGCCGGTCGACCAGTCCGGGCGGCAGCGCCGTATTGGCCGCGAGTCCGCAGAGCACAGCGACAGCGTTCACGAGGGGCATCCTGTACCCGCGCACCCGGCGCGTGAGAATTCACCGGAAGAAATCCGGAGGGAGCTGTCGATCCGGCGGTCTCCCGTTCGACGCAGGGGTGAGAGGCGAGGAGAGCCCGCGCCCTTCCGACCGAGGAGCCACCATGCCGCGTTTCCTGACGATCGTCATGCACAACGAGCGCACCCAGCCCACCGAGGACCCGAGCCCCGAGCTGCAGCGGCGGATGGGCGAGCTGTTCGAGGAGATCAGCAAGGCCGGGGTGATGCTCGACATGGGCGAGCTGACCCGTACGCCGGACGCCACCCGGCTGACCTGGACGGGCGGCGAGCTCAGCCAGACCGACGGGCCGTTCACCGAGAGCAAGGAGGTCGTCGGCGGCTACACGATCATCCAGGCCAAGGACAAGGCCGAGGCTCTGGAGTGGGCCAGGCGGTTCGGCGACATCCAGGGCCTGCACGAGGATCTGACCGCCGAGGTGCGGCAGATCTCCGAGGACTGACCGGCCCTGTACCGGCACCGCACCGGCCCGCACCGGCCCGGCCTGAGACCCTCGCCGCCGCGCTTGCCCACCCCTCGTACGGCTGT includes:
- a CDS encoding YciI family protein, producing MPRFLTIVMHNERTQPTEDPSPELQRRMGELFEEISKAGVMLDMGELTRTPDATRLTWTGGELSQTDGPFTESKEVVGGYTIIQAKDKAEALEWARRFGDIQGLHEDLTAEVRQISED